GCCATTTCGAGCTTCATCTTCCCAGCAACGGATTTCATTGCTTTGATTTGGGCGTTCCCCCCGACCCGGCTGACCGAGATCCCGACGTTGATGGCGGGGCGGACACCGGCAAAGAACAGATCCGGCTCAAGATAGATCTGCCCGTCGGTGATCGAGATGACGTTGGTGGGGATATAGGCCGAAACGTCGCCCGATTGGGTTTCGATGACCGGGAGTGCGGTCAGTGAACCGGCACCGTGCTCATCGGAGAGCTTGGCCGCACGTTCCAGCAAGCGGGAGTGGAGGTAGAAAACGTCTCCAGGATAGGCTTCGCGGCCCGGCGGGCGGCGGAGCAGCAGCGAGACGGCGCGGTATGCGACAGCGTGCTTGGAAAGGTCATCGTAGACAGCCAAGGCATGCATGCCGTTGTCGCGGAAATATTCGCCCATGGCGGCACCGGCAAACGGGGCCAGGTACTGCATGGCGTTGGAGTCGGAAGCCGAAGCGGCGACGACGATGGTGTATTTGAGGGCATCGTGTTCGCGGAGCGTTTCGACGACGCGGGCGACGTTGGCCATTTTCTGCCCAATAGCGACATAGATGCTGTAGACCTTGTCTTTTTCGTCGCAGGTCTCATTGAGTTTGGCTTGGTTGATGATGCAGTCGATGCAGATGGCGGTTTTGCCGGTTTGGCGGTCGCCGATGATGAGTTCGCGTTGGCCCCGACCGATGGGGATCATGGCGTCGACTGATTTGATTCCGGTTTGCAGAGGTTCGGTGACGGGTTGCCGGTCGACAACGCCCGGGGCATTGGTTTCCAGGAGTTTGAATTCTTCGGCGGCGATTGGGCCGGCATCGTCGATGGGTTGGCCGAGGGCGTTGACGACGCGCCCGAGGAGGGCCTTACCGACGGGGACTTCAATAATGCGCCCGGTTTCTTTGACAGGGTCGCCTTCTTTGATGTCGTTGGATTCGCCGATGAGGACGGCCCCAATGGAATCTTCTTCCAAGTTGAGGGCCAGGCCGATGACTCCGCCGGGGAATTCAAGCATTTCGCCGACTTGGCAGTCGGGGAGCCCATAGACGCGGGCGATCCCGTCTCCGACCTGCAGGACGGTGCCGACATGTTCGACTTCGGCCTTTTTGTCAAAGGCTTTCAGTTCCTGTTCAAGGATCGAGGTGATTTCTTCCGGTTTGATGGCCATGGTCGTATCTGGGATGGTTGTTTAAGCTTGTTTGAGCAGGTCGTAGACAAGTCGTTCGCGCATGCGGTTGAGCTGTCCGCGGACGGATCCATCGAGGACGTAGTCGCCATAGGTGACTTTGACGCCCATGATGAGTTCGGGGTTGACGACGAATTCGGGTTCGAGTTTGTTGCCGGTTTCGGCTTCGATTTTGGTGATGACGGCCTTGCGTTGGCTGGCATCAAGTTCCGCGGCAGATTCCACGATGGCGCGAACGACGCGCTCGTGGTTCCGGCGCATTTCGTCAAAAGCGAGTTTGATGCCAGTCAGTTCGTCATCCCGGCCTTTTTCGATCAGCAGCCGGACAAAGGCCATGCTGGTGGCGGTGATTTTGTCGCCGAAGACCTTTTCGAACAGGGCGAGTTTGTCCTTCTTTTCTGTTTGGGGCCGGCTCAGGAATTCCCGGAAGCCGTCGTTGTCGCGGATCGCGCCGGTCAGCGCCGCCAAGTCGTCGCTGACACTGGTGACGGTGTTTTGCCCGAGCGCCGTGTTGAACAGGGCTTTGGCATACCGTTTGGCGACCCGCATATCGGACATTAGTTTTTCACCTCGACGGTGGCGAGGAAGTCGTCGATGATTTTGCGGTTGCGGTCGCTGTCCACGTTTTCGCCGAGCAGTTTTTCGGTGGCTTGGAGCGAAAGATTGGTGACGTGAAGCCGCAGATCGGTGAGGGCCTTGCGCTTTTCGGCGTCAATTTCGGCCATCGCTTGGTTCTTGTATTCATCAGCCTTGCGCGCGGCATCGGCCATGAGTTCCTTTTTCAGGTCTTGCGCTTCGCGGATCTGGGCTTGGATCTGTTCGCGGGCGCTGGCTTCGGTTTCGGCGATACGCTTTTCGTAATCGCTCTTGAGTTGCGTCATTTCGGCGCGAAGGTTTTCCGCTTCTCCAAAGGTGCTCTCTAGTTCGTTTGTGCGGCCGTTGATGGCATCGAACAGGGGGACGAGGAAGAAGCCGTGGATGACTTTGAAGAGGGCGATGAACATCCCGATGGTGCCCACGGTTTTTCCGAGTTCGAGGGGGATGCCCATTTTGTTGAGCGGCCCTTCGACAGAGGCGAGTGCGTGGTTGGAATCGATCCAGTAGCCGACGTACATGACGATGGCGCCGACCACCGCGAGAACGGCGATTTCTGCGATCGACGGCTTTTTGTTGCCTTCGGGTTGACTCATTGAGAAAGCTTTGACTGATGCGGGAGTGTCAGGTCGGGTGCCCGATTGGGGTCGGGCACCCGAGAAATTGCGGGGCCTGGACTTAGCCCTTGAACTGGCCAGCGCCGACGAAGACGGTGAGCAGGAAGACGAGCTCGACGAACGCGAGGGCGATCAGCATTGCGGTTTGCAGTTTGCCGATGGCTTCCGGTTGTCGGGCCATGCCTTGCATAGCGCCGTATCCGATGAGGCCGAGACCGATGCCGCAGCCAAGTGCGGAGAGACCGAGTGCGAATGGGAGCATGATTTTTCTAGTTTCCTCCAGTGTGTTCCTTGCGGGGTTGGTTAAACCGTGGTTTAGTGTGCCGGCGCGTGGCTTCCTTCGTGCCCATGGTCGTGCCCGTCGCCGTGGTCTTCATGATGGGTGACCAGGGACAGGTAGACGGCGAGCAGCAAGCAGAAGATGAGCGCTTGCACAACACAGGTGAGCAGTTTGATCGGCAAAAGGAAGTCGCCAATCGGGAGCCAGGCCATGGGGGTGCCTTCGGTGAGCTTGTTCATGGAAACAACGGCTTCGTGCCCGCCGTGCATGTTCCCGTAAAGCCGCAGGCTCAGCGAGACGTTTTTCATGGTCTCAGAGATGATTTCGATCACAAAGATCATCAAGGTGATCGGAATCATGAAGATGGGAAGTTTCGGCCCGGCAAAGTGCCGGAAGTGGCCGACCACACCGTTGGCCCGCATCCCTTCGAACTGGACATACCCTACCGCGATGAGTGCCATACCGAGGTTAAACCCCAGGTCGGCAGTAGGCGAGGCGTGCAGGAAAAGGGCCGTGAGGTTGCCGACAAAGATGACCATCCAAAAGGTCATCAGCATCGGGATGTATTTGCGGCCGTGGGGGCCGACGATCCCGACCGCCATCCCTTCAATGAAGATGAAGAGTTGCTCGATCAGCTGGGTCGCCGGTTTTTTGAAGAACCGGGTGTTGAGGCCAGATTTTGCGATGGCGAGGAATCCGCAGATTACGGCGACGATGAAAAAGATGTAAGCCATCAGCCCAATGTAAGAGAGCCCTTCATGTGCCCCGCCCGATTCGGATTCGGCGGCCAGCAGGGTGCTCAGGCGTAAGATGGCGTCCATGGGAGATTCGTGGTCATCGGCGCCCGCCCCGGATGGCCAGGAGGGCGACCGCGAGGGAGTATACCAACACAATCCCAAGACCGAAAGACCGCAGGCCTGGGGTCCCTAATGCCGCGCAAAACCACCAGCCCATGAGCAGGGCCGGAACTTTCAATACCAGTGCAATTAGGAATACGCCAGGATGGATCGGGGGTTGCGTTTCAGGTTCAAATCGTTTGGCCAAAAGGTACGAGATCCCCCACAGGCCGACAAAGCTGACCGCTCCGGAAACGACTCCGACGAATAGGGCTAGAAGACTCACCGGTTTTGTTTTGCCGTGGCAAAAATCGCGAACCCAATGCCGAGGCATCCGCCCACCATGGCCAAAAGCCCGGCCCAGGTCATGCCGCCTGGGATCGGTTTGGCGAACCGGTCAACGGCCAGGCCGACAACATACATAGCGATGGGCATGCCGATGACGGCATAACCGACGGTGAACCCGTAGCCCATCCCTCTCGCTTCTTCGGGGTTCATCCCAGCGATGTTGTTGGCTTCGGGCTCGAACTGTTTGGCGCGGCCCCTGGCGGTTTTAACTCGGTCGCCCAAATCGGCGAGTTTGCCTTCGAAGTCGCGGTCGATCTCGGCCATTTTCTCCCTGGCAGATTGGGCGATCTCCTCGGTTTGGCTTTTCAGGCTGTCTCCGGGGCCGTTGTTTTCCACAAACCGTAGTGTATCCGGCCCTGGCCCCACGCTCCGACCGGGCCCCGCCGGGAGTCTTTAGGATTTGGACATGGCGGGTGTGGAAGGCGGACAGGGTTTGCACATGGAGGCCCAGTTTCTGAAAGGGGTCGGCCCCAAGCAAGCCATGTTGCTGGCCAAGCTGGGCTTGCACACGGTGGCCGACGTCTTGTGGTATCTGCCCCGCCGTTACGACGACCGAACCAACCTCCCCAAGCTGGTTGCCCTCCGGCCCGGCGAATCCCAAAGCGTCCGCGGCCGGCTGCGCGGGGTGCAAACGCGCCAGTTGCGGGGCGGCAAAGTTATGATCCAAGCGATCCTGGACGACGGCACCGGGCAAGTTGTGCTCACGTGGTTCAACCAACCTTGGATAGCGCG
This window of the Armatimonadota bacterium genome carries:
- a CDS encoding F0F1 ATP synthase subunit alpha — its product is MAIKPEEITSILEQELKAFDKKAEVEHVGTVLQVGDGIARVYGLPDCQVGEMLEFPGGVIGLALNLEEDSIGAVLIGESNDIKEGDPVKETGRIIEVPVGKALLGRVVNALGQPIDDAGPIAAEEFKLLETNAPGVVDRQPVTEPLQTGIKSVDAMIPIGRGQRELIIGDRQTGKTAICIDCIINQAKLNETCDEKDKVYSIYVAIGQKMANVARVVETLREHDALKYTIVVAASASDSNAMQYLAPFAGAAMGEYFRDNGMHALAVYDDLSKHAVAYRAVSLLLRRPPGREAYPGDVFYLHSRLLERAAKLSDEHGAGSLTALPVIETQSGDVSAYIPTNVISITDGQIYLEPDLFFAGVRPAINVGISVSRVGGNAQIKAMKSVAGKMKLEMANYREVQAFAQFASDLDRSTQLQLLRGQRLTELLKQYLAVPYPVEDQVVAIYAGTGGTLDEVPNDHVQAFEKFLLGYVHEKFPDVIEGIRQSRALSDDAQETLKKANAEALAAYKSANNLS
- the atpH gene encoding ATP synthase F1 subunit delta — encoded protein: MSDMRVAKRYAKALFNTALGQNTVTSVSDDLAALTGAIRDNDGFREFLSRPQTEKKDKLALFEKVFGDKITATSMAFVRLLIEKGRDDELTGIKLAFDEMRRNHERVVRAIVESAAELDASQRKAVITKIEAETGNKLEPEFVVNPELIMGVKVTYGDYVLDGSVRGQLNRMRERLVYDLLKQA
- the atpF gene encoding F0F1 ATP synthase subunit B; protein product: MSQPEGNKKPSIAEIAVLAVVGAIVMYVGYWIDSNHALASVEGPLNKMGIPLELGKTVGTIGMFIALFKVIHGFFLVPLFDAINGRTNELESTFGEAENLRAEMTQLKSDYEKRIAETEASAREQIQAQIREAQDLKKELMADAARKADEYKNQAMAEIDAEKRKALTDLRLHVTNLSLQATEKLLGENVDSDRNRKIIDDFLATVEVKN
- the atpE gene encoding ATP synthase F0 subunit C, translating into MLPFALGLSALGCGIGLGLIGYGAMQGMARQPEAIGKLQTAMLIALAFVELVFLLTVFVGAGQFKG
- a CDS encoding F0F1 ATP synthase subunit A is translated as MDAILRLSTLLAAESESGGAHEGLSYIGLMAYIFFIVAVICGFLAIAKSGLNTRFFKKPATQLIEQLFIFIEGMAVGIVGPHGRKYIPMLMTFWMVIFVGNLTALFLHASPTADLGFNLGMALIAVGYVQFEGMRANGVVGHFRHFAGPKLPIFMIPITLMIFVIEIISETMKNVSLSLRLYGNMHGGHEAVVSMNKLTEGTPMAWLPIGDFLLPIKLLTCVVQALIFCLLLAVYLSLVTHHEDHGDGHDHGHEGSHAPAH